The following are encoded together in the Lactuca sativa cultivar Salinas chromosome 1, Lsat_Salinas_v11, whole genome shotgun sequence genome:
- the LOC111892076 gene encoding uncharacterized protein LOC111892076 isoform X1 yields the protein MSWMDFLMIMTLTNRIQKLLKKMNHGMIVLIPNLLSLKKVKSPTKGSKTPPTPALIRSGEFQSSLGTEFPSCVKMTVKSQVTYGFWMESVVPIEDHEFEEEHDSDSTIFHNKDMTGLVVDMLKIFDKGYSRSRTRQ from the exons ATGTCATGGATGGACTTCTTAATGATTATGACATTGACCAATCGGATTCAGAAACTTCTCAAAAAGATGAATCATGGCATGATTGTACTAATTCCGAATCTTCTCAG TTTAAAGAAAGTAAAGTCTCCAACTAAAGGCTCCAAAACTCCACCTACACCTGCTCTGATTCGATCAGGAGAGTTTCAATCAAGTCTTGGAACCGAGTTTCCTAGCTGTGTAAAGATGACAGTTAAATCACAAGTTACCTATGGGTTTTGGATG gAATCTGTTGTCCCCATTGAAGACCATGAATTTGAAGAAGAACATGATTCCGATTCCACAATATTCCATAACAAG GATATGACAGGTCTAGTGGTAGATATGCTCAAGATCTTTGATAAAGGTTACTCAAGAAGCAGGACAAGGCAGTAA
- the LOC111892076 gene encoding uncharacterized protein LOC111892076 isoform X2 codes for MSWMDFLMIMTLTNRIQKLLKKMNHGMIVLIPNLLSLKKVKSPTKGSKTPPTPALIRSGEFQSSLGTEFPSCVKMTVKSQVTYGFWMESVVPIEDHEFEEEHDSDSTIFHNKNGRI; via the exons ATGTCATGGATGGACTTCTTAATGATTATGACATTGACCAATCGGATTCAGAAACTTCTCAAAAAGATGAATCATGGCATGATTGTACTAATTCCGAATCTTCTCAG TTTAAAGAAAGTAAAGTCTCCAACTAAAGGCTCCAAAACTCCACCTACACCTGCTCTGATTCGATCAGGAGAGTTTCAATCAAGTCTTGGAACCGAGTTTCCTAGCTGTGTAAAGATGACAGTTAAATCACAAGTTACCTATGGGTTTTGGATG gAATCTGTTGTCCCCATTGAAGACCATGAATTTGAAGAAGAACATGATTCCGATTCCACAATATTCCATAACAAG AATGGCAGGATATGA